The following proteins are encoded in a genomic region of Brachyspira pilosicoli:
- a CDS encoding gamma-glutamyl-gamma-aminobutyrate hydrolase family protein: MKPIIGISGSILTIENDGAFSGYERAYVNDDYVLSVTRAGGIPFIIPMIDDDDDIKAQISHVDGVVLSGGYDIDPIYWGEEINSKLGRIFPRRDNHELKIIKYALEMKKPILGICRGLQIINVAFGGSLYQDLSFIKDCYIKHSQNAKPYEPTHNITTKEGSVIREIVGDSLRVNSFHHLAIKDLGKGLVATSYSTDGIVESVEYTENGNFVLGVQFHPEMMHSHYDFALNIFKKLISVCKR, from the coding sequence ATGAAGCCTATTATCGGTATTAGCGGAAGTATACTTACTATTGAAAATGATGGAGCTTTTTCTGGTTATGAGAGAGCTTATGTAAATGATGATTATGTGCTTTCTGTTACAAGAGCTGGCGGTATACCTTTTATTATTCCGATGATAGATGATGATGATGATATAAAGGCACAAATTTCTCATGTAGATGGAGTTGTTCTATCAGGCGGATATGATATTGATCCAATATATTGGGGAGAAGAAATTAACTCTAAGCTTGGAAGAATATTTCCAAGAAGAGATAATCATGAATTAAAAATAATAAAATATGCTTTGGAAATGAAAAAACCTATACTTGGTATATGCCGAGGCTTACAAATTATCAATGTTGCATTTGGCGGAAGCTTATATCAAGATTTGTCTTTTATCAAAGATTGCTATATAAAACATTCACAAAATGCTAAACCTTATGAACCTACACATAATATTACAACTAAAGAAGGCAGTGTTATTAGAGAGATAGTAGGGGATAGTTTAAGGGTTAATTCTTTTCATCATTTAGCTATTAAAGATTTGGGCAAAGGCTTAGTTGCTACAAGTTATTCTACAGATGGCATAGTTGAAAGTGTAGAATATACTGAAAACGGCAATTTTGTGCTTGGTGTGCAGTTTCACCCGGAAATGATGCATTCTCATTATGATTTCGCTTTAAATATTTTCAAAAAATTGATATCTGTTTGTAAGAGATAA